The Manihot esculenta cultivar AM560-2 chromosome 1, M.esculenta_v8, whole genome shotgun sequence genome has a window encoding:
- the LOC110629577 gene encoding GATA transcription factor 26, with translation MGKQGPCCHCGVTSTPLWRNGPPEKPVLCNACGSRWRTKGTLANYTPLHARADPDDYEDHRVSRGKSISINKNKDVKLLKRKANYDNGVVGRIAPDYYQGYRKVLDEDTSNRSSSGSAISNSESCAQFGSADASDLTGPAQSIVWDTMVPSRKRTCVNRTKPSPVEKLTKDLYTIWHEQQSSCFSGSSEEDLLFESETPMVSVEIGHGSVLIRHPSSIARDEESEASSLSVENKQYSTSEAYSQTVTVPVHNETINSNIQSIVIEKATNPTGPGMQVQQEQLKRDKSHHERAQILGNHNSPLCDVDLNEILNFEEFAQYLTNEEQQQLLKYLPLVDTAKLPDSIRSMFDSPQFKENISFFQQLLVEGVFDLSFSGAKAEECNTLKRLTLSNLSKSKWVERYHELKKCKNSTGKSLVGRGLNVVMSSNSIAAKRSRDNVGQKIPEVKVMKSPKRINMKTTYENKEVMDNDGSCFSPRSLFALPPDGGSLMLDSLHYVDESSDQDLLLHVPSNGSFPQAELLHPTSSFGQQASTSNSSRYPHLVRP, from the exons atgggCAAGCAAGGGCCTTGCTGTCACTGTGGAGTTACAA GCACACCTCTTTGGCGCAATGGGCCTCCTGAGAAGCCAGTACTGTGCAATGCTTGTGGATCCAGATGGAGAACAAAGGGAACTCTTGCAAACTATACACCACTGCATGCTCGGGCAGACCCTGATGATTATGAGGATCACAGGGTATCTAGAGGGAAGAGCATATCTATAAACAAGAACAAAGATGTGAAACTACTCAAAAGAAAGGCAAATTATGATAATGGGGTGGTGGGTCGGATTGCCCCTGATTACTATCAGGGTTACAGAAAGGTTTTAGATGAAGATACTAGTAATAGATCAAGCTCTGGATCAGCCATATCCAACTCTGAGAGCTGTGCACAATTTGGCAGTGCGGATGCAAGTGATTTGACAG GTCCAGCCCAATCAATTGTGTGGGACACAATGGTACCTTCTAGGAAGAGGACCTGTGTTAATCGTACAAAGCCATCTCCAGTTGAGAAACTTACTAAAGATTTATATACTATTTGGCATGAACAACAGTCTTCATGTTTCTCTGGATCTTCTGAAGAGGACTTGCTTTTTGAGAGTGAAACACCAATGGTTTCTGTTGAGATAGGACATGGAAGTGTTCTCATTAGACATCCAAGCTCAATAGCTCGAGATGAGGAATCTGAAGCTAGCTCCCTATCTGTTGAGAACAAACAATACTCAACAAGCGAGGCTTATTCGCAAACTGTGACGGTTCCTGTACATAATGAAACCATAAATTCTAATATACAAAGTATTGTGATTGAAAAAGCTACGAACCCTACTGGACCAGGGATGCAAGTGCAACAGGAGCAACTTAAGAG GGATAAGTCTCATCATGAAAGGGCACAAATCCTGGGGAATCATAATTCACCACTGTGTGATGTGGATTTAAAT GAAATTCTTAATTTTGAGGAGTTTGCACAATACTTGACTAATGAAGAACAGCAGCAGTTGCTAAAATATCTACCTCTTGTTGATACTGCCAAACTTCCAGATAG CATCAGAAGCATGTTCGATAGCCCTCAATTTAAGGAGAATATATCTTTCTTTCAACAACTGCTTGTGGAAGGGGTCTTTGATCTCTCCTTTTCAGGAGCGAAGGCAGAAGAATGTAATACTTTGAAAAGGCTGACATTGTCAAATCTGTCGAAATCCAAATGGGTGGAGCGTTATCATGAACTCAAG AAGTGTAAAAATTCTACTGGAAAGTCTCTTGTTGGAAGAGGACTGAATGTAGTAATGTCAAGTAATTCAATTGCTGCCAAGAGATCACGTGACAATGTAGGTCAAAAAATTCCAG AAGTAAAGGTGATGAAGAGCCCCAAGAGGATTAACATGAAGACTACATATGAAAACAAAGAAGTGATGGACAATGATGGCTCTTGCTTTAGTCCGAGAAGCCTATTTGCCTTGCCTCCTGATGGTGGCTCCCTCATGctggattctctccattatgTTGATGAAAGTTCGGATCAGGATCTTCTACTGCATGTGCCATCAAATGGCTCATTTCCACAGGCAGAGCTTCTTCACCCAACTTCAAGTTTTGGACAGCAGGCAAGCACCAGCAATAGCTCAAGATACCCACATCTAGTCCGTCCCTGA